The following are encoded in a window of Hirundo rustica isolate bHirRus1 chromosome 23, bHirRus1.pri.v3, whole genome shotgun sequence genomic DNA:
- the LAYN gene encoding layilin isoform X1 — MLAAAALCAAALGCAAGARLLSAVDISLRRGQTVCRRGTQKPCYKIVYFHDASRRTSYEEAHLACRADGGHLVSIESPAEQRLIESFIRSLLASDGDFWIGLRRRKEEEDNSTECHSFYSWSDGSSSKFRNWYADEPSCGGEVCVVLYHQPSAPPGLGGPYMFQWNDDRCNMKNNFICKYSLEKPTKAPTDNSRRAVATEPWKPEFPEERRRKGANGTAVGAKEPVQSLAYILISSVPVLLLLVAITGISCFWLFVKRRQELAAVTPKGDGAWLPHPGRDSPKLDVYRVIHKQSEADLAGARPGTKNSSFRAREGLESPVRDPEDTASRGLVTLASAESGFVTNDIYELCGDRVGRSKESAWVDNEIYGY; from the exons ATGCTGGCGGCAGCAGCGCTGTGCGCGGCCGCGCTGGGCtgcgcggcgggggcgcggcTGCTCAGCG cagtggaCATTTCCCTCAGAAGAG GGCAGACGGTTTGCAGGCGTGGGACGCAGAAACCCTGCTACAAAATCGTTTATTTCCACGATGCCTCCCGCAGGACCAGCTATGAAGAAGCTCACCTGGCCTGCAGAGCCGATGGGGGACATTTAGTCAGCATCgagagcccagcagagcagaggctgatCGAGTCATTTATCAGGAGCCTCCTGGCTTCCGATGGAGACTTCTGGATAGGGCttaggaggaggaaggaggaggaggacaacAGCACAGAGTGTCACAGCTTCTACTCCTGGTCAGATGGGAGCTCATCCAAATTTCG GAACTGGTACGCGGACGAGCCGTCGTGCGGCGGCGAGGTGTGCGTGGTGCTCTACCACCAGCCCTCTGCCCCGCCCGGCCTGGGGGGCCCCTACATGTTCCAGTGGAACGACGACAGGTGCAACATGAAAAACAACTTCATCTGCAAGTATTCCCTGG agaagCCAACAAAAGCTCCAACAGACAATTCCCGAAGAG CTGTGGCAACAGAGCCCTGGAAGccagaattcccagaggaacGCCGGAGGAAAGGAGCCAATGGAACAGCTGTGGGAGCCAAAG AACCTGTTCAGAGCCTTGCCTACATCCTTATTTCCAGCGTTcctgtgctgcttctcctcGTGGCCATCACGGGCATCTCCTGCTTTTGGCTGTTTGTGAAGAG GAGACAGGAGCTGGCGGCTGTGACCCCCAAGGGTGACGGTGCCTGGCTGCCGCACCCCGGGAGGGACAGCCCCAAGCTGGACGTTTACAGAGTGATCCACAAGCAATCCGAAGCTGACCTGGCCGGCGCCAGGCCTGGCACAAAGAATTCCTCCTTCCGTGCccgggaggggctggagagccCCGTCAGGGACCCCGAGGACACCGCCAGCAGGGGCTTGGTGACGCTGGCCAGCGCAGAGAGCGGCTTTGTCACCAACGACATCTACGAGCTCTGCGGGGACCGTGTGGGCAGGAGCAAGGAGTCCGCCTGGGTGGACAACGAGATTTATGGATATTGA
- the LAYN gene encoding layilin isoform X2, protein MLAAAALCAAALGCAAGARLLSGQTVCRRGTQKPCYKIVYFHDASRRTSYEEAHLACRADGGHLVSIESPAEQRLIESFIRSLLASDGDFWIGLRRRKEEEDNSTECHSFYSWSDGSSSKFRNWYADEPSCGGEVCVVLYHQPSAPPGLGGPYMFQWNDDRCNMKNNFICKYSLEKPTKAPTDNSRRAVATEPWKPEFPEERRRKGANGTAVGAKEPVQSLAYILISSVPVLLLLVAITGISCFWLFVKRRQELAAVTPKGDGAWLPHPGRDSPKLDVYRVIHKQSEADLAGARPGTKNSSFRAREGLESPVRDPEDTASRGLVTLASAESGFVTNDIYELCGDRVGRSKESAWVDNEIYGY, encoded by the exons ATGCTGGCGGCAGCAGCGCTGTGCGCGGCCGCGCTGGGCtgcgcggcgggggcgcggcTGCTCAGCG GGCAGACGGTTTGCAGGCGTGGGACGCAGAAACCCTGCTACAAAATCGTTTATTTCCACGATGCCTCCCGCAGGACCAGCTATGAAGAAGCTCACCTGGCCTGCAGAGCCGATGGGGGACATTTAGTCAGCATCgagagcccagcagagcagaggctgatCGAGTCATTTATCAGGAGCCTCCTGGCTTCCGATGGAGACTTCTGGATAGGGCttaggaggaggaaggaggaggaggacaacAGCACAGAGTGTCACAGCTTCTACTCCTGGTCAGATGGGAGCTCATCCAAATTTCG GAACTGGTACGCGGACGAGCCGTCGTGCGGCGGCGAGGTGTGCGTGGTGCTCTACCACCAGCCCTCTGCCCCGCCCGGCCTGGGGGGCCCCTACATGTTCCAGTGGAACGACGACAGGTGCAACATGAAAAACAACTTCATCTGCAAGTATTCCCTGG agaagCCAACAAAAGCTCCAACAGACAATTCCCGAAGAG CTGTGGCAACAGAGCCCTGGAAGccagaattcccagaggaacGCCGGAGGAAAGGAGCCAATGGAACAGCTGTGGGAGCCAAAG AACCTGTTCAGAGCCTTGCCTACATCCTTATTTCCAGCGTTcctgtgctgcttctcctcGTGGCCATCACGGGCATCTCCTGCTTTTGGCTGTTTGTGAAGAG GAGACAGGAGCTGGCGGCTGTGACCCCCAAGGGTGACGGTGCCTGGCTGCCGCACCCCGGGAGGGACAGCCCCAAGCTGGACGTTTACAGAGTGATCCACAAGCAATCCGAAGCTGACCTGGCCGGCGCCAGGCCTGGCACAAAGAATTCCTCCTTCCGTGCccgggaggggctggagagccCCGTCAGGGACCCCGAGGACACCGCCAGCAGGGGCTTGGTGACGCTGGCCAGCGCAGAGAGCGGCTTTGTCACCAACGACATCTACGAGCTCTGCGGGGACCGTGTGGGCAGGAGCAAGGAGTCCGCCTGGGTGGACAACGAGATTTATGGATATTGA